In the Podospora bellae-mahoneyi strain CBS 112042 chromosome 4, whole genome shotgun sequence genome, one interval contains:
- the MPG1 gene encoding mannose-1-phosphate guanyltransferase (COG:M; EggNog:ENOG503NTZ3) yields MKALILVGGFGTRLRPLTLTLPKPLVEFGNKRMILHQIEALAAAGVTDIVLAVNYRPEIMEKYLAEYEKEFGINITISIESEPLGTAGPLKLAEEVLRKDDTPFFVLNSDVTCDYPFKELAAFHKSHGDEGTIVVTKVEEPSKYGVVVHKPGHPTKIDRFVEKPVEFVGNRINAGMYILNTSVLDRIELRPTSIEQETFPAMVKDGQLHSFDLEGFWMDVGQPKDFLTGTCLYLSSLAKKQSKLLTPTTEPFVYGGNVLIDPSAKIGKNCRIGPNVTIGPDVVVGDGVRLQRCVLLSGAKVKDHAWVKSTIVGWNSVVGRWARLENVTVLGDDVTISDEVYVNGGSVLPHKTIKANVDVPAIIM; encoded by the exons ATGAAGG CCCTAATTCTCGTCGGCGGCTTTGGCACTCGCCTTCGCCCTCTC ACTCTGACCCTCCCCAAGCCTCTGGTCGAGTTCGGCAATAAGCGGATGATCCTGCACCAGATCGAGGCCCTTGCAGCTGCTGGTGTTACCGACATTGTATTGGCTGTCAACTACCGCCCTGAGATTATGGAGAAGTACCTGGCCGAG TACGAAAAAGAATtcggcatcaacatcaccatctcgATCGAATCCGAGCCCCTCGGCACGGCCGGCCCGCTCAAGCTCGCCGAGGAGGTGCTCCGTAAGGACGACACCCCCTTTTTCGTGCTCAACTCGGACGTGACGTGCGATTACCCCTTCAAGGAGCTCGCCGCCTTCCACAAGTCGCACGGCGACGAGGGGACCATTGTCGTgaccaaggtggaggagcccTCCAAGTACGGCGTCGTGGTTCACAAGCCGGGGCACCCGACCAAGATTGACCGCTTCGTCGAGAAGCCGGTCGAGTTTGTGGGCAACAGGATCAACGCGGGCATGTACATCCTCAACACGTCGGTCCTTGACCGCATCGAGCTGAGGCCCACCTCGATCGAGCAGGAGACCTTCCCCGCCATGGTGAAGGACGGGCAGCTGCACTCTTTTGACCTGGAGGGCTTCTGGATGGACGTCGGGCAGCCAAAGGATTTCTTGACGGGGACGTGCCTGTACCTGTCGAGCCTGGCGAAGAAGCAGAGCAAGCTGCTGACCCCGACCACGGAGCCGTTTGTGTACGGGGGGAACGTGCTGATTGACCCGAGCGCCAAGATTGGGAAGAACTGCAGAATAGGGCCCAACGTGACGATTGGGCcggatgtggtggtgggggatggggtgaggCTGCAGAGGTGTGTGCTGCTCTCGGGGGCCAAGGTGAAGGATCACGCTTGGGTGAAGAGCACGATTGTGGGGTGGAACAgtgtggtggggaggtgggcgaggttggagaaTGTGACGGTGTTGGGGGATGATGTGACGATTAGTGATGAGGTTTATGTTAATGGGGGGAGTGTGCTGCCTCACAAGACGATCAAGGCCAATGTGGATGTGCCGGCTATTATTATGTAA
- the HIR1 gene encoding HIR complex subunit (EggNog:ENOG503NUB8; BUSCO:EOG09260U6R; COG:B), with amino-acid sequence MYIIKPSWLRHSGEQKDFEVYSCHVSQDGKRLATAGGDGHVRIWSTDSIYNGHVEGYSAPRQLCHMSHHLGTIHSVRFSPNNRYLASGADDRVICIYQLDSNPPSHATTFGTNEPPPIENWKTHKRLVGHDSDVQDLAWSYDNSILVSVGLDSKVVVWSGHTFEKLKTLAVHQSHVKGITFDPANKFFATAGDDRTIKIFRFTPPAPNATAHDMVNNFVLETTISAPFKSSPLTTYFRRCSWSPDGNHIAAANAVNGPVSSVAIIERSRWDSQINLIGHEGPTEACMFSPRLFHTQNPAEKGASGSLVTVIASAGQDKTLSIWNTNTSRPVVIVQDVASKSISDLAWAPDGQTLFACSLDGNIVVVQFEVGELGWVATAEENDKALEKYGVARKGMGTAEDVDGLHLENHSKAGELRGAESRMGALMGDLPAAAAAASKSDTAATTNGTKSTKNGEAKNGDAVKNGETNDTSEPKSGKETPAAESADKAAERINELKSRVQVTKDGRKRVAPLLVSSSGTGLLSLPQSQLVGAKSKTAIQSETPQTVIDLSKPSHGLPKGGIAALLLGTKRKAVVLDGEEEDEPNKRLATGPVPIMADTVDGLEPATLTSPAQGLVPTPEFLRSAVVSPSVSFSQVRLAVPKIRSHIVRALEKGVLQGESTLEEASKIPENTILEAKNPARPREPSHITATKRGALLWQDYLPRAIILLTGNKHFWAAACEDGTLHTWTPAGRRLLNGIILESQPIILESRDHWLLCVTSVGMCHVFNIKTMSAAHPPVSLAPILDIAITSLSPDGPTAAPGVTSAHLNSLGTIVVTLSNGDGFYYSPTLYTWQRLSESWWALGSQYWNSNDSSLTALSSTAVGPSAPAKKPKSGGDDKPDISAGIIPHLERHTTTEFLVKGRAYTLQRLIKQLVAKDGFEGFESVVSVAHLENRMAGALALGAKEEFRLYLFMYAKRIGAEGLRSKVEELLNTLVGGVLQDNKDGEGKGRGWFDKGEVICGWERKELLKGVVLILGKFRDLQRTTVQYARILGLTAGNEEDEEDGEETNGVVDQMEE; translated from the exons ATGTACATCATCAAGCCTTCGTGGCTTCGCCATAGTG GCGAACAGAAGGACTTTGAGGTTTACAGCTGCCACGTCTCCCAGGATGGAAAGAGACTGGCCACCGCTGGCGGAGATGGCCATGTTCGCATCTGGTCGACCGATTCAATCTACAATGGCCATGTCGAAGGCTACTCGGCCCCGCGACAGCTCTGCCACATGAGCCACCACCTGGGCACCATCCATTCCGTCCGATTCTCCCCAAATAATCGCTACCTCGCTTCCGGCGCCGACGACCGTGTCATCTGCATCTACCAGCTCGACAGCAACCCTCCATCACACGCCACCACATTCGGCACCAACGAGCCACCGCCCATCGAGAATTGGAAAACCCACAAACGCCTCGTAGGCCACGACAGCGACGTCCAGGACCTCGCCTGGTCTTACGACAACTCGATTCTCGTCTCAGTTGGTCTTGATTCGAAAGTGGTGGTATGGTCAGGACACACATTTGAAAAGCTAAAGACACTTGCTGTTCACCAAAGCCATGTCAAGGGGATCACCTTTGACCCGGCCAATAAGTTCTTTGCTACCGCTGGTGATGACCGGACCATCAAGATTTTCCGGTTTACCCCTCCGGCTCCGAATGCCACCGCCCACGATATGGTCAACAACTTTGTTCTCGAGACTACCATCAGTGCGCCGTTCAAGAGCTCCCCGCTCACCACGTACTTTCGGAGGTGTAGTTGGTCGCCAGATGGCAATCACATCGCGGCGGCGAATGCAGTAAACGGCCCGGTCAGCAGTGTGGCCATCATTGAGCGTTCAAGATGGGACAGCCAGATCAACTTGATTGGTCACGAAGGCCCAACTGAGGCGTGTATGTTCTCGCCTCGTTTGTTCCATACCCAAAACCCGGCCGAGAAGGGCGCATCCGGATCACTGGTGACAGTCATTGCCTCTGCTGGTCAGGACAAGACGTTGAGTATATGGAACACAAACACCTCTCGGCCAGTTGTGATTGTGCAGGATGTAGCATCCAAGTCCATTTCAGACTTGGCATGGGCCCCAGATGGCCAGACCTTGTTTGCCTGCAGCTTAGATGGAAACATCGTTGTGGTCCAGTTTGAAGTTGGCGAGCTGGGGTGGGTAGCAACGGCAGAGGAGAACGACAAGGCTCTCGAGAAGTACGGGGTTGCCAGAAAGGGAATGGGAACTGCAGAAGATGTTGATGGGCTACACCTTGAGAATCACAGCAAGGCTGGCGAGTTGCGAGGGGCCGAGTCCCGGATGGGGGCTCTGATGGGAGAtctgcctgctgctgctgctgctg cttcgaAGAGTGACACGGCTGCCACAACAAATGGCACCAAGTCAACAAAGAACGGCGAGGCAAAGAACGGTGACGCGGTCAAGAATGGAGAGACAAATGACACTTCTGAGCCCAAGTCAGGCAAGGAGACACCGGCCGCAGAGAGTGCCGACAAGGCTGCAGAGCGCATCAACGAACTGAAGTCCCGGGTGCAGGTAACGAAGGATGGAAGGAAGAGGGTTGCACCTCTGCTAGTCTCGTCATCCGGCACTGGCTTACTGTCATTACCACAATCGCAGCTAGTGGGCGCGAAGTCCAAGACTGCGATACAAAGTGAGACGCCTCAGACGGTGATTGATCTTTCAAAACCCTCCCATGGGCTACCAAAAGGCGGTATCGCCGCCTTGTTGCTAGGCACCAAGAGAAAAGCTGTTGTGCttgacggggaggaagaggatgaacCCAACAAGCGGCTAGCAACAGGTCCTGTACCAATCATGGCTGACACAGTCGACGGCCTTGAGCCAGCAACCCTCACATCACCCGCTCAAGGCCTCGTCCCAACGCCAGAGTTCCTCCGCTCAGCCGTCGTAAGCCCCTCGGTATCCTTCTCCCAAGTACGACTAGCAGTTCCCAAAATCCGCTCTCACATTGTCCGTGCCCTCGAAAAGGGAGTCCTTCAAGGGGAATCCACACTCGAAGAAGCCTCCAAAATCCCAGaaaacaccatcctcgaggCCAAAAACCCCGCCCGCCCCCGCGAACCCTCCCATATTACCGCCACCAAGCGCGGTGCCCTCCTCTGGCAAGACTACCTCCCCCgcgccatcatcctcctaACAGGCAACAAGCACTTCTGGGCAGCCGCCTGCGAAGACGGCACACTCCACACCTGGACGCCCGCCGGCCGCCGCCTCTTGAACGGCATTATACTCGAGTCCCAACCCATAATCCTCGAGTCGAGAGACCACTGGCTCTTATGCGTAACATCAGTAGGCATGTGCCACGTCTTCAACATAAAAACCATGTCCGCTGCCCACCCACCCGTATCCCTCGCCCCCATCCTCGACATTGCCATCACTTCTTTATCTCCAGACGGACCAACAGCTGCCCCGGGAGTAACCTCCGCCCACCTCAACAGTCTCGGCACAATCGTGGTAACCCTCTCCAACGGCGACGGATTCTACTACTCGCCCACATTATACACCTGGCAACGCCTCTCCGAGTCCTGGTGGGCGCTAGGATCCCAATACTGGAACAGCAACGACTCGTCGCTTaccgccctctcctcaacagcagTTGGCCCCTCGGCGCCGGCGAAGAAACCAAAGtcaggtggtgatgataaaCCCGACATTTCGGCGGGTATAATCCCCCACTTGGAGCGGCACACGACAACAGAATTCCTCGTCAAGGGACGGGCGTACACCTTGCAGCGACTGATCAAGCAACTCGTAGCCAAGGACGGGTTTGAAGGGTTCGAATCGGTTGTCTCTGTCGCCCACTTGGAGAACCGCATGGCGGGTGCTCTGGCCTTGGGGGCAAAGGAGGAGTTTAGGTTGTATCTATTCATGTACGCCAAACGGATCGGTGCCGAAGGATTGCGGTCAAAGGTGGAGGAATTACTCAACACGTTGGTAGGGGGCGTGTTGCAAGACAAtaaggatggggagggaaagggaaggggcTGGTTTGATAAGGGAGAGGTGATTTGTggttgggagaggaaggagttgctgaagggggtggtgttgattcTTG GCAAATTCAGGGATTTGCAGAGGACGACGGTGCAATACGCTAGGATACTGGGGTTGACGGCTGGgaatgaggaggatgaggaggatggggaagagacgaatggggtggtggaccaGATGGAGGAGTAA